A single window of Meiothermus sp. DNA harbors:
- a CDS encoding gamma-glutamyl-gamma-aminobutyrate hydrolase family protein, translated as MLIGVTPQSRSTEGLFRTKIWGLLEPYVQALESQGASIVILPPQSLDGLPALLRKLDGVLLPGGVDVDPAHFGEEPIPEMGEVSLERDTLELFVARYTAQHGIPTLGICRGIQIMNVALGGSLYQDLPAQGFRAVQHSQKAEPPVLAHSLEQIGPSPLNKLFAPRFRVNSYHHQALKDLAPGLRVVAAAPDGIVEAVVLEGHPFYLGVQWHPELLPQQWGLFRLLLEAAGRTVA; from the coding sequence ATGCTCATCGGTGTGACCCCTCAATCGCGCAGCACAGAAGGCCTTTTTCGTACCAAAATCTGGGGCCTGCTCGAGCCCTATGTGCAGGCTCTGGAAAGCCAGGGTGCGAGCATTGTAATCCTTCCCCCCCAGTCCCTCGATGGGCTACCGGCTTTGCTACGCAAACTCGATGGGGTTTTGCTGCCGGGCGGGGTAGACGTAGACCCGGCCCACTTTGGTGAGGAGCCCATTCCAGAGATGGGCGAGGTGAGCCTGGAGCGCGACACCCTCGAGCTGTTTGTGGCCCGCTATACGGCCCAACACGGTATCCCTACCCTGGGGATTTGCCGGGGCATCCAAATCATGAACGTGGCTTTGGGCGGTAGCCTCTACCAGGATTTGCCAGCCCAGGGCTTCCGCGCGGTGCAGCACAGCCAGAAGGCCGAGCCGCCGGTGCTCGCTCACAGCCTCGAGCAAATCGGCCCAAGCCCCCTGAACAAGCTATTCGCGCCCCGTTTCCGGGTGAACTCGTACCACCATCAGGCCCTCAAAGACCTGGCCCCCGGGCTGCGCGTGGTGGCTGCCGCGCCGGATGGCATCGTCGAAGCGGTGGTGCTGGAGGGTCACCCTTTCTACCTGGGAGTACAGTGGCACCCCGAGCTACTCCCACAACAGTGGGGCCTATTTCGGCTGCTGCTCGAGGCTGCTGGCCGCACTGTGGCATGA
- the lysA gene encoding diaminopimelate decarboxylase — MSQSYTALRPEFREALKEAAARFPTPFYAYDFPRVLERLERLQKAFPKAEIFYAMKANPRLGILRRLLERGIFVEAVSLGEVYRAYRAGFKRNEVLLNGPVKTPALLEELRAIGIPILGLDSLADLGRVAKLLPGARVLLRVNPDLPIATHDHLATGRGESKFGILPEDLGQALKLARQNHLEVLGLHIHLGSALERPEDYQAGYAVMGELYRTHGPFQVMNLGGGFGLGLDLDELGAQAAALARQHEAELWLEPGRYLVAEAGVLVTRCWGVKRTRRKYLLLDAGMSQLIRPMLYGAVHPVEPLYHNTSLQTYDLAGPACESGDVLARDVTLPEPKEGDLLAILQGGAYASSMSSNYLDTPRPAELLWTGQSWEVIRRQQTWEALLEDEL, encoded by the coding sequence ATGTCCCAATCCTACACCGCCCTGCGACCTGAGTTTAGAGAAGCCCTCAAAGAAGCGGCCGCCCGCTTCCCGACCCCCTTCTATGCCTACGACTTTCCGCGGGTGTTAGAGCGCCTGGAACGCTTGCAAAAGGCCTTTCCGAAGGCAGAAATTTTCTACGCCATGAAGGCCAACCCCCGCCTGGGCATTCTGCGGCGGCTCTTAGAGCGAGGCATTTTTGTCGAAGCGGTCAGCCTGGGCGAGGTATACCGGGCTTATCGGGCCGGCTTCAAGCGCAACGAGGTGCTGCTGAACGGGCCGGTCAAGACCCCGGCTTTGCTGGAAGAGTTACGCGCTATTGGCATCCCGATACTGGGCCTCGATTCGCTGGCCGACCTAGGACGGGTCGCCAAGCTGCTACCTGGAGCCCGGGTGCTCTTGCGGGTCAACCCCGACCTACCCATTGCCACCCACGACCATCTGGCCACCGGACGCGGCGAGAGCAAGTTTGGCATCCTGCCCGAAGACCTGGGACAAGCCCTGAAGCTGGCCCGGCAAAACCACCTGGAGGTGCTGGGCTTGCACATTCACCTGGGGTCGGCCCTGGAGCGCCCGGAAGACTACCAGGCGGGCTACGCGGTAATGGGCGAGCTCTACCGCACCCACGGCCCCTTTCAGGTCATGAACCTGGGGGGCGGTTTTGGGCTGGGCCTCGACCTGGACGAGTTGGGGGCGCAAGCTGCCGCACTGGCCCGCCAACATGAGGCCGAACTATGGCTCGAGCCGGGCCGCTACCTGGTTGCAGAAGCCGGGGTGCTGGTTACGCGCTGCTGGGGCGTCAAGCGCACCCGGCGCAAGTATCTGCTCCTAGACGCGGGCATGAGCCAGCTCATCCGGCCCATGCTTTACGGTGCGGTACATCCGGTCGAACCGCTCTACCACAACACCTCCCTACAAACCTACGACCTGGCCGGCCCGGCCTGCGAGTCAGGCGATGTGCTGGCACGGGATGTCACCCTGCCCGAGCCCAAGGAGGGCGACCTGCTGGCCATTCTGCAAGGCGGGGCCTACGCCAGCAGCATGAGCAGCAACTACCTTGACACCCCACGCCCCGCCGAACTTTTGTGGACGGGGCAAAGCTGGGAAGTGATCCGGCGGCAGCAAACCTGGGAAGCGTTGCTGGAGGACGAGTTGTAA
- a CDS encoding NUDIX hydrolase — translation MAGGNGLRALPASRRRVTSAGGVVLRERAGGKGLEVLLIAIKDGRVWSLPKGQVEPGERYYQTALREVREETGIEAKVLAPLGSIRYHFTVRDDGIQTTVTKEVHHFLMSYVAGKPRPQQEEVDAVAWFPVPEALKRLSHQNERDAVLRALAQWETKAPVGAQS, via the coding sequence ATGGCCGGGGGCAATGGACTTCGGGCTCTGCCAGCTTCTCGTCGTCGAGTAACCTCGGCGGGGGGTGTGGTGTTGCGGGAGAGGGCTGGGGGAAAGGGTCTCGAGGTGCTCCTGATCGCCATCAAGGACGGGCGGGTCTGGAGCCTGCCCAAAGGCCAGGTAGAGCCTGGGGAACGCTATTACCAGACCGCTCTCCGGGAGGTGCGCGAAGAGACCGGCATCGAGGCCAAGGTGCTGGCTCCTTTGGGCAGCATCCGCTATCACTTCACGGTTCGAGACGACGGCATCCAGACCACCGTTACCAAGGAGGTTCACCACTTCTTGATGAGCTACGTGGCAGGCAAACCCCGCCCCCAACAAGAAGAAGTGGATGCGGTGGCCTGGTTTCCGGTGCCCGAGGCTCTCAAGCGGCTCTCGCACCAGAACGAGCGCGACGCCGTGCTCAGGGCACTGGCCCAATGGGAGACCAAAGCCCCTGTGGGTGCGCAAAGCTAG
- a CDS encoding DUF418 domain-containing protein: MQPLSSVERDPFLDALRGFALVGILAVNLEHLAGVGLFAARHGVSESYILGREVLAFFFSGKFYTIFSILFGLGLALQYQRFVAAGMDALALLRRRLGWLLGLGALHGIFLFDGDILGTYALVGLFALRYLGREHRLLDIGKFLLAGYVLLGWFVTSWRDQVPPPGSAEVFVSGSFWEVSGVRLETWLFNTPLASLVFGVELVGLFLLGMYLAPRWQALGPATLWRVVMVGLLIGIPVNLYNAQHPDLQPLRGLGGLAFALVYMALFRLLWPRLGWLQNLRYAGRMPLSNYLLQSAVMSTVFYGYGLGLYGQVNPIWFPWIAIGFVGLQVVFSRWWLERFGQGPLERLWRSFTYRSSPRR; the protein is encoded by the coding sequence GTGCAGCCGCTGTCCTCGGTAGAGCGCGACCCTTTTCTGGATGCCCTGCGGGGCTTCGCCCTGGTAGGCATTTTGGCGGTGAACCTGGAACACCTGGCCGGGGTAGGGCTCTTTGCCGCCCGGCATGGGGTTTCGGAAAGTTACATCCTGGGCCGCGAAGTGCTGGCTTTTTTCTTTAGCGGCAAGTTTTATACCATCTTCTCGATTTTGTTTGGGCTGGGGCTAGCCCTGCAATACCAGCGTTTTGTGGCAGCCGGAATGGATGCCTTGGCCCTACTGCGGCGTCGCCTGGGGTGGCTGTTGGGGCTGGGTGCGTTGCACGGTATTTTTCTGTTCGACGGCGACATCCTGGGCACCTATGCCCTGGTGGGCCTCTTTGCCCTGCGCTATCTGGGCCGGGAACACCGGCTGCTGGACATTGGCAAGTTCTTGCTGGCCGGCTATGTTTTGCTGGGGTGGTTTGTTACCTCCTGGCGCGATCAAGTGCCCCCGCCCGGTAGTGCCGAGGTTTTTGTAAGTGGAAGTTTCTGGGAAGTAAGTGGAGTGCGGCTCGAGACCTGGCTTTTCAACACCCCCCTGGCCTCTTTGGTATTTGGGGTCGAGCTGGTGGGCTTGTTTTTGCTGGGGATGTACCTGGCTCCGCGCTGGCAGGCCCTGGGCCCAGCTACCCTTTGGCGGGTGGTGATGGTGGGGCTCCTGATCGGGATTCCGGTCAACCTCTACAACGCCCAGCACCCCGACCTTCAACCTTTGCGCGGGCTGGGCGGGCTGGCCTTTGCTTTGGTGTACATGGCCCTTTTTCGCCTGTTGTGGCCCCGGCTGGGCTGGCTGCAAAACCTGCGATACGCAGGCCGCATGCCCCTCAGCAACTACCTACTCCAGTCTGCCGTGATGAGCACAGTCTTCTATGGCTATGGGCTGGGGCTGTATGGACAGGTGAACCCCATCTGGTTTCCCTGGATTGCGATAGGCTTCGTGGGGTTGCAGGTGGTTTTCAGCCGGTGGTGGCTCGAGCGTTTTGGACAAGGGCCGCTCGAGCGTCTCTGGCGCAGTTTCACCTATCGCTCTAGCCCTCGTCGATAG
- a CDS encoding DinB family protein: MQTPVQIPPFLRGDVEGVHLLVSVWLRNLEEVEETVVRWASDLSPAGFWWVPAPGTNPIGGLVRHIGGSSYRLLLRGTGQEVPEALRIRPAEEMAPSGRDPQEVLAEFGENLERVRAGLRALREPDLTRTVQVGPHEVKAVYVLDHIAAHAQHHAGQIITTRKLWDAQQDR, from the coding sequence ATGCAAACGCCGGTGCAAATCCCCCCCTTTTTGCGTGGTGATGTGGAAGGTGTTCATCTACTGGTTTCGGTCTGGTTGCGCAACCTCGAGGAGGTTGAAGAAACAGTAGTCAGGTGGGCCTCTGACCTGAGCCCCGCAGGCTTCTGGTGGGTTCCCGCGCCGGGCACCAACCCCATTGGGGGCCTGGTGCGGCATATCGGGGGTTCGTCGTACCGCTTGCTGTTGCGGGGAACCGGCCAGGAAGTACCCGAGGCCCTTCGCATCCGGCCCGCCGAGGAAATGGCCCCCTCTGGGCGCGACCCCCAGGAGGTGCTGGCCGAGTTTGGCGAGAACCTCGAGCGGGTTAGAGCAGGTTTGCGAGCGCTTCGGGAGCCGGACTTGACGCGTACCGTGCAGGTAGGCCCCCACGAAGTCAAAGCGGTGTATGTACTCGACCATATTGCCGCCCATGCCCAGCACCACGCCGGCCAGATCATCACCACCCGCAAGCTGTGGGATGCGCAGCAGGATCGATAG
- a CDS encoding M28 family metallopeptidase — MSRNWLSRAVLGLVALGLVALAQAFSTERMQADLQALQSQGPRVAGTPAVAAAGEYLAAELRKAGYTVEFFPFTYSRTRDQGSNLVVGSTSFPVNSVSGSPGRRVEGPLAVVPGAGLAADFAGLNLQGRIAVVRRGGIPGLEKARLAAERGALAIILVTEEPSSTRFTFGGSSPIPGVTLSRSDGEALFNQAGAQAVLDVRIVTEEVQGRNVIAKRGNQNPQAIVGAHYDSVPGSPGANDNASGTVTVLELARQLAASPLSERIWFMFFDGEEDGLWGSRRFVEQNLELVRGLKAMLNLDMVGVDVNGSLGIGGSNELRALADCNTLQVVCGSAPGGGSDHMPFAQAGVPVLFFFRGLDPNYHRPTDTLADPALLAQTAQVVRGILERLLR; from the coding sequence ATGAGCAGAAACTGGCTTTCCAGGGCAGTCTTGGGGCTGGTGGCCTTGGGGCTGGTGGCGCTGGCGCAGGCCTTTTCCACCGAGCGGATGCAGGCCGACCTGCAAGCCTTGCAGTCCCAGGGGCCACGGGTGGCGGGCACCCCGGCGGTGGCGGCGGCGGGCGAGTATCTGGCCGCAGAATTACGTAAAGCAGGCTATACGGTGGAGTTTTTTCCCTTTACCTATAGCCGCACCCGCGACCAGGGCAGCAACCTGGTAGTAGGCAGCACTTCTTTCCCTGTAAATAGCGTATCCGGCAGCCCAGGTCGCAGGGTGGAAGGGCCGCTGGCGGTGGTACCGGGGGCGGGGCTGGCGGCAGACTTTGCGGGCCTGAACCTGCAAGGCCGCATCGCGGTGGTGCGCCGGGGAGGGATTCCGGGCCTCGAGAAAGCCCGGCTGGCCGCCGAGCGCGGCGCCCTGGCCATTATCCTGGTCACCGAAGAGCCCAGCAGCACCCGCTTCACCTTTGGCGGTAGCAGCCCCATCCCGGGTGTGACCCTCTCCCGTAGCGACGGCGAGGCGCTATTCAACCAGGCCGGAGCCCAGGCCGTGCTGGACGTGCGCATCGTGACCGAGGAAGTCCAGGGGCGCAACGTGATTGCCAAACGGGGCAACCAGAACCCCCAGGCCATTGTGGGTGCCCACTACGACTCGGTACCGGGAAGCCCCGGGGCCAACGACAATGCTTCAGGTACCGTGACGGTGCTCGAGCTGGCCCGCCAGTTGGCCGCCAGCCCCCTCTCCGAGCGCATCTGGTTCATGTTCTTCGACGGCGAGGAGGACGGGCTGTGGGGTTCGCGCCGGTTTGTAGAGCAAAACCTCGAGCTTGTGCGCGGGCTCAAAGCCATGCTCAACCTGGATATGGTGGGGGTGGACGTGAACGGCAGCCTGGGCATCGGGGGTAGCAACGAATTGCGGGCCCTGGCCGACTGCAACACCCTCCAAGTGGTCTGCGGTAGCGCACCGGGCGGGGGCAGCGATCACATGCCCTTTGCCCAGGCTGGGGTGCCGGTACTCTTCTTCTTCCGGGGTCTCGACCCCAACTACCACCGCCCCACCGACACCCTCGCCGACCCAGCGCTCCTAGCCCAGACCGCTCAGGTGGTGCGGGGCATTCTGGAGCGCTTGCTGCGCTAG
- a CDS encoding formate--tetrahydrofolate ligase — MDTTQIVPSDLEIARQAKPKPIEAVAASLGIPAQALFHYGPHMAKVLANPPALRGKLILVTAMTPTPAGEGKTTVAIGLTQALGRLGKKVAVALREPSLGPVFGIKGGATGGGYAQVLPMEEINLHFTGDFHAITSAVNLLSALVDNHLHQGNALGLDVRRIEVKRALDMNDRALREVVVGLGGPGQGVPREAGFEITVASEVMAIMSLADSLPDLQERLGRIRVGYNQAGQPVYARDLGAEGAMTVLLKQAFYPNLVQTLEHQPAFVHMGPFGNIAHGTNSVVATRMALGYADYVVTEAGFGSDLGAEKYINLVCRRAGFAPQAVVLVATMRALRFHGGQDAYTRPDLEAVQRGLPNLAKHIENVRLLGYQPVLAFNRFPTDAPQELQLVRAFAEEQGVRVSFSEVHARGGAGGLELAQMVLEALENPGQPRFTYALEQPLEEKIARIAQQVYGAAKVEYTQEARKALKRLEKEGCSQMPVIIAKAAGSLSDNPKLRGRPEGFSVTVTDLKPKCGAGFVVAYMGEIMTMPGLPKEPAAVRIGLDKEGQIRGLF, encoded by the coding sequence ATGGACACCACCCAGATCGTACCGAGCGACCTCGAGATCGCCCGCCAGGCCAAACCCAAACCCATCGAGGCAGTGGCCGCCAGCCTGGGGATTCCCGCCCAGGCGCTTTTTCACTACGGGCCCCACATGGCCAAAGTACTGGCCAACCCGCCCGCGCTCCGCGGAAAGCTGATTTTGGTCACGGCCATGACCCCGACTCCAGCAGGAGAGGGCAAAACCACCGTGGCCATCGGCCTGACCCAGGCCCTGGGCCGGCTGGGCAAAAAGGTGGCGGTGGCCCTGCGGGAGCCTTCGCTGGGGCCTGTGTTTGGCATCAAGGGCGGGGCCACGGGCGGCGGGTATGCCCAGGTGCTGCCCATGGAAGAGATCAATCTGCACTTCACCGGCGACTTCCACGCCATCACGAGCGCGGTGAACCTGCTTTCGGCCCTGGTGGACAACCACCTGCACCAGGGCAATGCGCTGGGGCTGGACGTGCGCCGCATCGAGGTCAAGCGGGCCCTGGACATGAACGACCGGGCCCTGCGGGAGGTGGTGGTGGGGTTGGGCGGCCCTGGCCAGGGTGTACCCCGCGAGGCCGGCTTCGAGATAACGGTGGCCAGCGAGGTGATGGCCATCATGAGCCTGGCCGATAGCCTGCCCGACCTGCAAGAAAGGCTGGGCCGCATCCGCGTCGGCTACAACCAGGCCGGGCAGCCAGTCTATGCCCGCGACCTGGGGGCCGAAGGGGCCATGACGGTGCTGCTCAAGCAAGCTTTCTACCCCAACCTGGTGCAGACCCTGGAACACCAGCCGGCCTTCGTGCATATGGGGCCCTTTGGCAACATCGCCCACGGCACCAACTCGGTGGTGGCCACCCGGATGGCCCTGGGCTATGCCGACTATGTGGTGACCGAGGCCGGTTTCGGCTCCGACCTGGGGGCCGAAAAGTACATCAACCTGGTCTGCCGCCGGGCCGGCTTCGCGCCCCAGGCGGTGGTGCTGGTGGCCACCATGCGGGCGCTGCGCTTTCATGGGGGGCAGGACGCGTACACAAGGCCCGACCTCGAGGCCGTGCAGAGGGGTCTCCCCAACCTAGCCAAGCACATCGAAAACGTGCGGCTTCTGGGTTACCAGCCGGTGCTGGCCTTCAACCGCTTCCCCACCGATGCCCCGCAGGAACTCCAGCTCGTGCGGGCCTTTGCCGAGGAACAGGGGGTGCGGGTCTCCTTCAGCGAGGTGCACGCCAGAGGAGGCGCGGGGGGCCTCGAGCTAGCCCAGATGGTGCTGGAAGCCCTGGAAAACCCCGGCCAGCCCCGCTTCACCTACGCCTTAGAGCAGCCCCTGGAAGAAAAAATTGCCCGCATCGCCCAGCAGGTCTATGGGGCTGCCAAAGTCGAGTACACCCAAGAAGCCCGCAAAGCCCTGAAGCGGCTGGAGAAAGAAGGGTGTAGCCAGATGCCGGTTATTATCGCCAAAGCGGCCGGCTCCCTTTCCGACAACCCCAAGCTGCGGGGCCGCCCCGAGGGCTTCAGCGTAACCGTGACCGACCTCAAACCCAAGTGTGGGGCCGGCTTCGTGGTGGCCTATATGGGCGAGATCATGACCATGCCGGGGCTGCCCAAAGAGCCCGCTGCCGTCCGGATTGGGCTGGACAAAGAGGGACAAATTAGAGGCCTGTTCTAG
- a CDS encoding threonine/serine dehydratase, producing the protein MLTLDEIQSAARRIAPYIHRTPVFTSQGLDQKLGKKLFFKAEHLQKTGSFKARGALNAALQLQNPRGLIAVSSGNHAQGVAYAAQVMGVPALVVMPADASPTKKAATRAYGAEVFDQGVTVENREEVVRKLALETGYELIHPFDDFRVMAGQGTQALELLEQVLELEAVLVAVGGGGLISGIATVIKTLRPECEVIGVEPEGAHDAQQSLQVGVRVKLMQAPKTVADGVRTMVIGERTFPVMQNHVDRILTVPDEVTLQAQRLMMERLKQVVEPTAGLALGPVLMDYDLPERLAVIVCGGNWMP; encoded by the coding sequence GTGCTAACCCTGGACGAGATTCAAAGTGCAGCCCGGCGCATCGCCCCCTACATCCACCGCACCCCGGTCTTCACCAGCCAGGGGCTCGACCAGAAGCTGGGCAAAAAGCTCTTCTTCAAGGCCGAGCACCTGCAAAAAACCGGCAGTTTCAAGGCTCGAGGGGCGCTCAACGCAGCGCTCCAGTTGCAAAATCCCCGGGGCCTTATCGCCGTTTCGTCGGGCAACCACGCCCAGGGGGTGGCCTATGCCGCCCAGGTGATGGGGGTTCCGGCGCTGGTGGTGATGCCCGCCGATGCCTCCCCCACCAAAAAAGCTGCCACCCGCGCCTATGGAGCCGAGGTCTTCGACCAGGGGGTAACGGTAGAAAACCGCGAAGAGGTGGTGCGCAAGCTGGCGCTGGAAACCGGCTACGAGCTCATTCATCCCTTCGACGATTTCCGGGTCATGGCCGGACAGGGCACCCAGGCGCTCGAGCTGCTGGAGCAGGTACTCGAGCTGGAGGCCGTTCTGGTCGCGGTGGGGGGCGGGGGCCTGATCTCCGGCATTGCCACCGTGATCAAGACCCTGCGGCCCGAGTGTGAGGTGATTGGGGTGGAGCCCGAGGGTGCCCACGACGCCCAGCAAAGCCTTCAGGTGGGCGTGCGGGTCAAGCTGATGCAGGCCCCCAAGACGGTAGCCGACGGCGTGCGCACGATGGTTATTGGAGAGCGCACCTTTCCGGTCATGCAAAACCATGTAGACCGCATCCTGACCGTACCGGATGAGGTGACCCTGCAAGCCCAGCGCCTGATGATGGAACGCCTCAAGCAGGTAGTAGAGCCCACCGCCGGGCTGGCCCTGGGGCCGGTGCTGATGGACTACGACCTGCCCGAGCGCCTGGCAGTGATTGTGTGCGGCGGCAACTGGATGCCGTAA
- a CDS encoding MiaB/RimO family radical SAM methylthiotransferase produces MRLAVKTLGCKVNQVESDALVGLLKPLEPVVVPLETGADLVVINTCAVTTSAEADARKEVRRARRANPQAFIVVTGCYAELAPEQLAELGADAVVPNRRKAELPGVILQHFGLPTDPLTTPPNEFWGAGERGLLNNYVRAFVKVQDGCNAGCAYCVIPRLRGRERHREHRDALKEAEALLASGVQEIVLTGVRLGSYQGHPRGIAGLVEALALMGAKVRLSSIEPEDTGEELLRVMQRFAPQVRPHLHLSLQTGADRLLALMGRRYNKAFYRNLVEQAYDLIPGFALTTDVIAGLPTETEAEHLETQAFLEEVRPSRVHVFTYTPRPKTRAASLPQVPIEVRKRRNHELAALARRLAEERMSPLLGQRVEVLVESFRGSKAYGHTPDYYEVEFGGVARVGQTVKVRVEEIEGYTLRGRLESIQEEPARLLLPML; encoded by the coding sequence GTGCGGCTGGCGGTCAAAACCCTGGGTTGCAAGGTCAACCAGGTTGAATCGGACGCTTTAGTGGGCCTCTTGAAGCCCCTAGAGCCGGTGGTGGTGCCGCTCGAGACCGGGGCCGACCTGGTGGTCATCAACACCTGCGCCGTCACTACCAGCGCCGAGGCCGACGCCCGCAAGGAGGTGCGCCGGGCCCGCCGGGCCAACCCCCAGGCTTTTATTGTGGTCACGGGCTGCTACGCCGAGCTGGCCCCCGAACAACTGGCCGAGCTAGGGGCCGATGCGGTGGTGCCTAACCGCCGCAAGGCCGAGCTGCCTGGCGTAATTTTGCAGCACTTTGGCCTGCCCACCGACCCCCTAACCACCCCCCCCAACGAGTTCTGGGGAGCGGGTGAACGGGGTCTTTTGAACAACTATGTGCGGGCTTTTGTGAAGGTGCAGGACGGCTGCAACGCCGGGTGCGCCTACTGCGTCATCCCCCGCCTGCGCGGGCGGGAGCGCCATCGCGAGCACCGTGATGCCCTGAAGGAAGCCGAGGCCCTGCTGGCCTCGGGTGTGCAGGAGATTGTACTGACGGGGGTGCGGCTCGGCTCCTACCAGGGCCACCCCCGCGGCATCGCCGGGCTGGTAGAGGCGCTGGCTTTGATGGGGGCCAAGGTACGCCTCTCCTCCATCGAGCCCGAGGATACCGGGGAAGAGCTGCTTCGGGTGATGCAGCGCTTTGCCCCGCAGGTGCGCCCCCACCTGCACCTGAGCCTGCAAACCGGCGCCGACCGGCTTTTAGCCCTGATGGGCCGCCGCTACAACAAAGCCTTCTACCGCAACCTCGTCGAGCAGGCCTACGACCTGATTCCCGGCTTTGCCCTCACCACCGACGTGATTGCGGGCCTGCCCACCGAGACCGAGGCAGAGCACCTGGAGACCCAGGCTTTCCTGGAGGAAGTCCGTCCCAGCCGGGTGCATGTGTTCACCTATACCCCCCGCCCCAAGACCCGCGCCGCCTCGCTACCGCAGGTGCCCATCGAAGTCCGCAAGCGCCGGAATCATGAGCTTGCCGCCCTGGCCCGTCGGCTGGCCGAGGAGCGCATGTCTCCCCTGCTAGGTCAGCGGGTCGAGGTGCTGGTGGAGAGCTTCCGGGGAAGCAAGGCCTATGGCCACACCCCGGACTACTATGAGGTCGAGTTTGGCGGAGTGGCCCGGGTAGGTCAGACCGTGAAGGTACGGGTGGAAGAAATCGAGGGTTACACCTTGCGAGGAAGGCTCGAGTCCATCCAGGAAGAACCGGCCCGCTTGCTGTTGCCGATGCTCTAG
- a CDS encoding HIT domain-containing protein, giving the protein MENPTIFGKIIRRELPADIVYEDEEFIAFKDIRPRSKVHILVCPKEYIPTLADYPQTEEGALKLGKLMLTANKIAKQMGLEGYFIRIHVGEKGGQEVFHVHVHLRSDA; this is encoded by the coding sequence ATGGAGAATCCCACCATTTTTGGCAAAATTATCCGCCGGGAGCTGCCCGCCGACATCGTGTACGAAGACGAAGAGTTCATCGCCTTCAAGGACATCCGTCCGCGCTCCAAGGTGCATATCCTGGTCTGCCCCAAGGAGTACATCCCCACCCTGGCCGACTACCCCCAAACCGAAGAGGGGGCACTGAAACTGGGCAAGCTGATGCTGACGGCCAACAAGATTGCCAAGCAAATGGGTTTAGAGGGCTACTTTATCCGCATTCACGTAGGGGAAAAGGGCGGGCAGGAGGTTTTTCACGTGCACGTGCACCTGCGCTCGGATGCTTGA
- a CDS encoding metallophosphoesterase yields the protein MHKLSWWLVFGLSLSAFAQRLAVIGDWGAESPHRPLVAAAMREQHNQNPLDALLTVGDNFYPRGEPVPRYVQDLPPVRIYPAFGNHDVPALDKQLELFKVERPYYTVRLENIEVFVLYSEDFGQAQRRWLEAVLKASKAPWKIVTIHRPLYSSGLHGGARSLRQALEPLLTRYQVDLVLAGHEHSYERLEAQGIVHITAGGGGAWLRGFLSVRPQSKVRLQSPHYLILEATAERLRMVAYSEKNTAIDQVELKK from the coding sequence ATGCACAAACTTTCCTGGTGGCTGGTTTTTGGTCTGAGCCTGAGTGCTTTTGCCCAGAGGCTGGCCGTGATAGGAGATTGGGGTGCGGAAAGCCCCCACCGGCCACTTGTAGCTGCGGCCATGCGCGAACAACACAATCAGAACCCGCTGGATGCGCTGCTGACGGTAGGCGATAACTTTTACCCCCGTGGAGAGCCCGTTCCCAGGTACGTACAGGACTTGCCTCCGGTTCGTATCTATCCGGCTTTTGGCAACCACGATGTACCGGCCCTGGACAAGCAGCTCGAGCTGTTCAAAGTCGAACGACCCTATTACACCGTTCGGCTGGAAAATATCGAAGTATTTGTGCTCTACTCGGAAGACTTTGGCCAGGCCCAACGCCGCTGGCTGGAGGCGGTGCTCAAAGCCTCCAAAGCCCCCTGGAAAATCGTCACGATTCACCGTCCCCTTTATTCCTCGGGCCTGCATGGCGGTGCCCGCAGTCTGCGGCAGGCCCTCGAGCCATTGCTCACCCGTTATCAGGTAGACCTGGTACTGGCCGGTCACGAACACAGCTACGAGCGCCTCGAGGCCCAGGGCATCGTCCACATCACCGCAGGTGGCGGCGGCGCCTGGCTGCGCGGCTTCCTGAGTGTGCGTCCGCAGAGCAAGGTGCGGCTCCAAAGCCCTCACTACCTCATCCTGGAAGCCACCGCAGAACGGCTACGGATGGTAGCCTACAGCGAAAAAAATACCGCTATTGACCAGGTAGAGCTCAAAAAATAA
- a CDS encoding bifunctional nuclease family protein: MVPVHIEGVGVDPGSGNLIVVLKAENGLFLPVVIGALETQNIMVHLSGEKPPRPLGPDLFYNTLDLLGVKVLRLEIVELKEGTFYGRLVLEQRGLEYEVDCRPSDGIALAIRANAPILVAEEVLKEAGIKEAQIARQGETPKA; this comes from the coding sequence ATGGTGCCTGTACACATTGAAGGCGTGGGAGTAGATCCTGGCAGCGGGAACTTGATTGTGGTGCTCAAGGCCGAAAACGGCTTGTTTCTGCCGGTGGTGATTGGGGCCTTGGAAACGCAGAATATCATGGTGCACCTCTCCGGCGAGAAGCCACCCCGACCGCTGGGGCCCGATCTGTTTTACAACACCCTGGATTTGCTGGGGGTGAAGGTGCTGCGTTTGGAGATTGTCGAGCTCAAGGAGGGCACTTTTTACGGGCGGCTGGTGCTCGAGCAGCGCGGTCTGGAGTACGAAGTAGACTGCCGTCCCTCCGACGGCATAGCCCTGGCCATTCGGGCCAATGCGCCCATTCTAGTGGCCGAGGAGGTACTCAAGGAGGCCGGTATCAAAGAGGCGCAAATTGCCCGCCAGGGCGAGACGCCCAAGGCCTAG